From a single Aspergillus puulaauensis MK2 DNA, chromosome 2, nearly complete sequence genomic region:
- a CDS encoding uncharacterized protein (COG:S;~EggNog:ENOG410PSIH;~InterPro:IPR039764;~go_function: GO:0003723 - RNA binding [Evidence IEA]) yields MADIPGLDEFAQTRGADDLFDDEIIPVEPEDHPPQPEPEVVATDPEAAAASPTVDREPGPTPVYNDSGPRSRGGERRGRGRGRGGRGGRGARESGPKRSEGSKNKPDEGSAEPEARNGEENAAEVPAEKVEEPGQEDAGAAEPPRVPAVRGDRSATGGVKKPKLTEEELSRRIAAARENAAKVAAAHARAEADQASFMEREKVAEKKRREERANRRVMDADRERNRQRKLEALNGREWDADKPEEQLSSRGGGGQFRRGMHGGVSGVSRKGLEGSRWAEESPDDNASQPHGHRGRGRGGRGGRGRGGRRGSQDRTSETPSQEKAAAPTPVISNEADFPSLPGGEKKEPNTTEPNMTEPTSGSDNNSKPLSPISGATWADQVEAYRE; encoded by the exons ATGGCCGATATCCCTGGTCTGGATGAGTTCGCGCAAACGCGAGGCGCTGACGATCTATTCGACGATGAGATCATCCCCGTCGAGCCAGAGGATCACCCGCCTCAGCCGGAGCCTGAGGTTGTAGCTACAGATCcggaggctgctgctgcatctcctACCGTGGACCGGGAGCCTGGACCGACGCCTGTTTATAATGATAGCGGCCCGCGATCGCGGGGAGGTGAACGGCGGGGTcgtgggagagggagaggagggcgcGGTGGGCGAGGAGCGCGTGAGTCCGGACCGAAGCGGTCAGAAGGGTCAAAGAACAAGCCTGACGAGGGGTCTGCGGAACCTGAGGCTCGGAATGGAGAAGAAAATGCCGCGGAGGTGCCTGCTGAGAAGGTAGAGGAGCCGGGCCAAGAGGATGCTGGCGCAGCAGAGCCACCGCGCGTGCCGGCTGTTCGTGGGGATAGGAGCGCGACCGGAGGAGTTAAGAAG CCGAAACTTACAGAAGAAGAACTATCCCGACGCATTGCTGCCGCGCGCGAGAACGCCGCTAAAGTCGCCGCTGCACACGCGCGTGCTGAGGCGGACCAGGCCTCATTCATGGAGCGCGAGAAGGTcgcagagaagaagcgacgCGAGGAGCGAGCCAACCGACGAGTAATGGACGCTGATAGAGAACGAAACCGACAGCGGAAGCTTGAAGCCTTGAACGGGAGGGAATGGGATGCCGACAAGCCGGAAGAACAGCTCAGCTCgcgcggtggaggaggtcagTTCCGACGGGGTATGCACggtggtgtttctggtgtATCCAGAAAGGGCCTTGAAGGGTCCCGGTGGGCTGAGGAATCACCGGACGACAACGCTTCTCAACCACATGGTCACCGTGGTCGTGGGCGTGGTGGAAGAGGTGGACGCGGTCGTGGCGGCCGTCGTGGTTCTCAGGATCGCACATCCGAAACACCGTCTCAAGAGAAGGCTGCGGCGCCTACGCCGGTGATCAGCAACGAGGCAGattttccttcccttcccggcggagagaagaaagaaccCAACACGACTGAACCCAACATGACTGAACCCACGTCGGGCTCCGATAACAATTCCAAGCCCCTATCACCAATTTCTGGCGCGACATGGGCGGACCAAGTCGAGGCCTATCGGGAGTAG